One window of Bacteroidota bacterium genomic DNA carries:
- a CDS encoding glycosyltransferase family 2 protein: MLPKTAVVILNWNGLKFLEQFLPSVILNSKEDAEVIVADNASSDGSVEFLASHYPDIRIIRNNSNGGFAKGYNDSLSQIDTDYYVLLNSDIEVIPGWIKPVINLMEGDKTIAACQPKIRSFHERYKFEYAGAAGGFIDRYGYPFCRGRVFQAIENDLGQYDIETEIFWATGACMFVRATHYQLIGGLDNDFFAHMEEIDFCWRAKNAGLKIMYCPDSTVYHIGGGTLPKKSSHKTFLNIRNNIIMLYKNLPRKRLNTVLGLRFFLDMIAAVKFLFDGGFSDFWAVFRAYYAVYSHIGFYHQKRKAIHQGKVSEIYQGSIVLEYFIRQRKTFTQLKSHKFST, encoded by the coding sequence ATTTTGCCTAAGACCGCAGTAGTCATATTAAACTGGAATGGACTGAAGTTTCTTGAGCAATTCTTGCCTTCTGTGATCCTAAATAGCAAGGAGGATGCTGAAGTCATTGTGGCCGACAATGCCTCCAGTGACGGCTCCGTTGAGTTCCTTGCAAGCCACTATCCTGACATCCGTATCATCCGCAACAACTCCAACGGAGGCTTCGCAAAAGGCTACAATGATTCGCTTAGTCAAATCGACACAGATTATTATGTACTGCTGAATTCTGATATAGAGGTTATCCCTGGTTGGATTAAGCCTGTTATAAACCTCATGGAAGGCGATAAAACAATAGCTGCCTGTCAACCAAAAATACGCTCCTTTCATGAACGGTATAAATTCGAATATGCCGGCGCCGCCGGCGGATTTATCGACAGGTATGGATATCCCTTTTGCCGTGGAAGAGTCTTTCAGGCTATAGAAAACGATCTCGGGCAATATGACATTGAAACGGAAATATTCTGGGCAACCGGAGCCTGTATGTTTGTCAGGGCCACTCATTACCAATTGATTGGAGGACTCGATAATGACTTTTTTGCTCACATGGAAGAGATTGACTTCTGCTGGCGTGCCAAAAATGCTGGCCTGAAAATAATGTACTGCCCTGATTCTACAGTCTATCATATCGGCGGCGGCACCTTGCCGAAAAAATCCTCACACAAGACATTCCTTAATATCAGGAACAATATCATCATGCTCTATAAAAACCTGCCTAGGAAACGATTAAACACGGTACTCGGATTAAGGTTTTTTCTGGATATGATCGCCGCCGTGAAGTTCCTTTTCGATGGAGGTTTTAGTGATTTTTGGGCAGTGTTCAGAGCTTATTATGCCGTTTATTCCCATATTGGTTTCTATCATCAGAAAAGAAAAGCCATTCATCAGGGAAAAGTTTCGGAAATCTATCAGGGCAGTATCGTTCTTGAATATTTCATAAGGCAACGGAAAACATTCACACAGCTTAAATCACACAAATTCTCAACATAA
- a CDS encoding lysophospholipid acyltransferase family protein produces the protein MSIIYFIFIVKAWFISLLPFRILYMLSDVIYFLLYYIWGYRKKIVDENIRNSFPLMGDKERRVITRKYYRNLSDIILEVIKVRHMSERQILNHYSFNNLELLDELAKKNKSVIGTLAHCGNWEWLGPAMYLVSKQHYKGLAIVKPLSDKHFDKYMTWLRERHLTNGHVVHFKQTYRTLVKYRDVLTLTLIAADQTPHKDEINYWSKFLNQETAFFLGTEKIAKTLDIAVVYIDIQRVRRGHYEATLSLITDKPKEMADFEITEKYIRKLEQAIISHPDNWLWSHRRWKYKKS, from the coding sequence ATGTCAATAATTTATTTCATATTCATTGTAAAGGCATGGTTTATTTCCCTCCTGCCATTTAGAATTTTGTACATGTTATCAGATGTAATATATTTTTTACTTTATTATATATGGGGTTACAGGAAAAAAATTGTCGATGAGAATATCAGGAACTCATTTCCCCTTATGGGAGACAAAGAACGCAGAGTGATCACCAGGAAGTATTACAGAAATCTGTCAGATATCATTCTTGAGGTTATTAAAGTCAGGCACATGAGTGAAAGACAAATACTTAATCATTATTCATTCAATAATTTGGAACTTCTTGACGAACTGGCTAAAAAAAATAAAAGTGTCATTGGTACACTCGCGCATTGTGGCAATTGGGAATGGTTGGGACCGGCAATGTATCTTGTATCAAAACAACACTACAAAGGATTGGCAATAGTAAAACCATTATCAGATAAACACTTCGATAAATACATGACCTGGCTGAGGGAAAGACACCTTACGAATGGACATGTCGTGCACTTTAAACAGACATACCGGACTCTCGTGAAATACAGGGATGTATTGACCCTGACACTTATAGCTGCCGATCAGACCCCACACAAAGATGAAATCAACTACTGGTCGAAATTTTTGAACCAGGAAACTGCTTTCTTCCTGGGTACAGAAAAAATTGCGAAAACGTTGGACATTGCGGTAGTCTATATTGATATACAAAGAGTCAGAAGAGGGCATTATGAAGCAACCCTCAGCCTGATAACAGATAAACCAAAAGAAATGGCCGATTTTGAAATTACTGAAAAATATATTCGCAAATTGGAACAGGCCATCATCAGTCATCCCGACAACTGGCTCTGGTCACACCGCCGCTGGAAGTATAAAAAAAGCTGA